A region of the Levilactobacillus yonginensis genome:
GACAAGCTTTCTCGGCGGAAGATTGCTGAGTTACTTGGCGTTAGCCCGCAAACCATAAACAACGAAATCAAGCGAGGCTTGGTAACCAATAAGAAAATCGTTAACGGTAACGTAGTCTTCTATGAGGTCTACGTGGCGGAACTAGCCGACCAGCGGTACCACGAGAACCGCAAGGCCTGCCACAGGCCTTGTAAGTTCTTCCAGGCGGCTGACTTTATAGCCTTCTTTGTAGAACACTTTAAGACTGATGGCTGGGCTCCAGATGCTGCTGTAGGCCGCGCCAAGGTGTTAAACCTTTTTCGGCCTGACGAGATGGTCTGTACCCAAACGTTGTACAAGTACATCGACGAACAACTTTTAGAGGTCTGTAACTTAGATCTTACCGAGAAAATGCGGCGGCGACTACCCAAGCACGTTAATCACAAAAATAAGCGTGTAATGGGACGGAGTATTGAAGAACGTCCGGCTGAAGTTGACTCTCGCAAGACGTTTGGTCATTTCGAGATTGATACTATCGTTGGTAAACGTGATGGCCATGAGAGTGTGATTATGACCCTGATTGAGCGTCAAACTCGCTTCCAATTTATCCGTCTGATTGACGGGCGTGACGCCGATTCGGTTGAGTACGCCCTGCGAGAAATCCTCGCAGAGTATGGACCAGTTATCAAGTCGATCACCGCTGATAACGGACCTGAGTTTGCCTTGCTGAGCGAGGCATTGCGTTCAGTGGCACCAGTCTTTCATACGCACCCGTTCACCTCTAGTGAACGGGGAACCAATGAGGTCCATAACCGGATGGTCCGCTATGACTTTCCCAAAGGCATGTCCTTAGACGCCGTAAGTCCTCGGGCTGTTGCTAGAACAGCGGACAAGTTGAATAACACACCTCGTCGTCTGCTAGGCTTCCAGACTCCCGCCGAACTCTTCGCCGCCGCCTGCGGCTAGGCTCCTCGCGCCACCAACTTCAACCCCTGAGAATCCCTTGGTATCAGTATTTGGTCCTAGTGACTAACTTGTTCTTGCAATTTGCGTTTAATTTTAAGATAGGTTTCATCCATTCGCCAGCTCTGACTAGTGGCATGTTGCTGCTTTCGCCACAACAATTTAAAGATTGGACCATAGTGATGAACCCAACGCATAATTGTCGTATGGTGGACCGCAATTCCCCGATCACGCAAAATTTCAACAAGATCCCGATAGCTTAAACTGAAGCGAAGATAGTAGCCGACGGCTACCAAAATAATGTCTTTCTGGAAATGCCGCCCTTTAAAATAATTTTTCATCATGACGAATTTACAATTGAAGTGCAACAAGTAAGAAAAAAATAAAAAAGAACTCATAGCCTGAGTCCTATAAAATGAAGTCACCACAACAATCATCTAAAGGAGATCCTAGGCTATGAGTCCGTACAACCATCTTACCTTAAAAGACCGAGAATGCATACTGTTGGGCGTCACTTTAAACGACACCTATCAAGTTATTGCGGAGAAAATTGGGTGTTCCAAAGCCACCGTATCGCGCGAAATCAAGCGCAATGGTGGTCGTAAGGCATACTCGGCCGTCAAAGCCCAAGAGAACTATCAGGGACGGCGGCTAAAAAGCCGACGTCCTAGGCTTCTAACTGATTTGAAGTTACGGGATTTTGTTCTTCACTGTATTGTTCAACGTCAGTGGTCCCCGGAACAAATTTCCGGTCGTTTAGTCCACGAAAACAGTGAATGGCATGTC
Encoded here:
- a CDS encoding IS30 family transposase, which translates into the protein MKEVFVLMQEQLTMNRPKGHHLTLKERGNIEVYFNHDKLSRRKIAELLGVSPQTINNEIKRGLVTNKKIVNGNVVFYEVYVAELADQRYHENRKACHRPCKFFQAADFIAFFVEHFKTDGWAPDAAVGRAKVLNLFRPDEMVCTQTLYKYIDEQLLEVCNLDLTEKMRRRLPKHVNHKNKRVMGRSIEERPAEVDSRKTFGHFEIDTIVGKRDGHESVIMTLIERQTRFQFIRLIDGRDADSVEYALREILAEYGPVIKSITADNGPEFALLSEALRSVAPVFHTHPFTSSERGTNEVHNRMVRYDFPKGMSLDAVSPRAVARTADKLNNTPRRLLGFQTPAELFAAACG